One part of the Solea solea chromosome 1, fSolSol10.1, whole genome shotgun sequence genome encodes these proteins:
- the cnn2 gene encoding calponin-2, translating to MTMASFNKGPAYGLSAEVRNKIAQKYDLQKEEELRIWIEDQTGASIGPDFQKGLKDGVILCELVNKLNPGSVRKVNKSSLNWHQLENLTNFIKATTTYGLKPHDIFEANDLFESGNMTQVQTTLLALAGMAKTKGCNSRVDIGVKYADKQERSFDEEKMKAGQCVIGLQMGTNKCASQAGMNAYGTRRHLYDPKAHIQTPMDNTTISLQMGTNKGASQAGMTAPGTRRAIYNQKLETNSCDNSTMSLQMGYNQGANQSGQNFGLGRQIYDAKYCPQAGENGDENGARGVPAYIPDFQDEGYQGYQEEEQVYQEEGTDY from the exons ATGACCATGGCGTCTTTCAACAAAGGCCCTGCATACGGATTATCTGCTGAAGTTAGAAACAAG ATTGCACAGAAGTATGATCTTCAGAAAGAAGAGGAGCTGAGGATCTGGATTGAAGACCAAACCGGCGCCTCCATCGGCCCTGACTTTCAGAAAGGCCTGAAGGATGGAGTTATTCTGTGCGA ACTTGTCAACAAACTAAATCCAGGCTCGGTGAGAAAGGTCAATAAGTCATCGCTGAACTGGCATCAG CTGGAAAACCTGACAAACTTCATTAAAGCCACCACAACTTATGGCCTGAAGCCACACGATATCTTCGAGGCTAATGACCTGTTTGAGAGCGGAAACATGACACAGGTCCAGACAACGCTGCTCGCACTTGCAGGCATG GCCAAGACCAAGGGCTGTAACTCCAGGGTGGACATCGGGGTGAAGTACGCCGACAAGCAAGAGAGGTCATTTGatgaggagaagatgaaggCTGGACAGTGTGTCATTGGCTTGCAG aTGGGGACCAACAAGTGTGCCAGTCAGGCAGGTATGAATGCATATGGTACCAGGAGGCATTTATATGACCCAAAGGCTCACATCCAGACCCCCATGGACAACACAACAATCAGTCTGCAAATGGGTACCAACAAGGGGGCAAGCCAG GCTGGGATGACAGCTCCAGGTACAAGGCGTGCCATTTACAACCAGAAGCTGGAGACAAACAGCTGTGACAACAGCACCATGTCCCTGCAGATGGGCTACAACCAGGGAGCCAACCAGAGTGGGCAGAACTTCGGTTTGGGGCGACAGATCTATGATGCCAAGTACTGTCCCCAAGCTGGAGAGAATGGAGATGAAAATGGGGCGAGGGGCGTCCCCGCCTACATCCCAGATTTCCAAGACGAGGGTTACCAGGGTTACCAAGAAGAAGAGCAGGTGTACCAAGAAGAAGGGACAGATTATTGA
- the crsp7 gene encoding mediator of RNA polymerase II transcription subunit 26 codes for MTTVSATPQQMRDRLLQAIDSQSNICNMVAVLEVITCLEKYPITKEALEETRLGKLINDVRKKTKDEDLAKRAKKLLRNWQKLIEPGPAVAASAPGSTNGSSHPCRTDAPPPDISVSGKGVTEVKIRNDVHNTYSPKAEKSSSRKRRAENRDSGVHLPEKISKMSSFDNSVSPLPVNGIAGSPDVLPDQEVVPSPDRSRTEHLDNDKINRIPVNAVKPRPSSPGVAKLPSTSSLIKVAVMQQQARLDEGGGGGYYQAKSPRGLTTSPRSMKHDTVTKRSTVYVPKGTPVPSPSSRNSPLSLSQPMSSPAQASYADKLPHSSHRSSMHWASLSDVPSHCSPQDVSATLESPSASPSTSLPQQNSELHRPTPEGAVALSDDTDGSTPPNSEHKKRKYRSRDYAVNLDGQKTEDVTKPVRLKERRLTFDPVTGQIKPLVHKDPSQTEEAPTPPPFESRQRTENTVKQPAAPAPAPAPVPAPAPAPVPAPGSGSNPFHQTNWKELSRNEIIQSYLNLQSNVLTSSGVQAPSAHFFMSEYLKREEQQSKELRKMHVLQADISVGDLPGVSRELTNDDLNRIQTQHWQGVNGCYDTNGTWFDWTECISLDPHGDESKLNILPYVCLD; via the exons ATGACAACGGTCTCGGCAACCCCGCAGCAGATGAGGGACCGGCTGCTGCAGGCCATCGACAGTCAAAGCAAT ATATGCAATATGGTTGCTGTATTGGAGGTAATTACCTGTCTCGAAAAGTATCCCATCACCAAAGAAGCACTTGAG GAAACTCGGCTAGGGAAGTTGATCAATGACGTAAGGAAGAAGACCAAGGATGAAGACCTTGCAAAACGTGCTAAGAAACTCTTGAGAAACTGGCAAAAGCTTATTGAACCTGGGCCAGCCGTGGCCGCAAGTGCTCCTGGGTCTACAAATGGCAGTTCCCATCCCTGCAGAACAGACGCACCTCCCCCTGACATTTCAGTGTCAGGGAAGGGTGTCACCGAAGTCAAAATCAGAAATGATGTTCACAATACGTACTCGccaaaagctgaaaaatcgaGCAGCCGCAAACGCCGGGCAGAGAACAGAGACAGTGGAGTGCACTTACCAGAAAAAATCTCCAAGATGTCTTCTTTCGATAACTCTGTGTCACCACTCCCCGTCAATGGAATTGCTGGCAGTCCAGATGTCCTGCCTGACCAGGAGGTTGTCCCATCTCCTGACAGATCTCGGACAGAGCACCTTGATAATGATAAAATCAACAGAATTCCAGTGAATGCTGTCAAGCCTCGCCCCAGCTCCCCTGGAGTGGCCAAACTACCTAGCACTTCATCATTGATCAAGGTAGCTGTAATGCAACAACAGGCCAGATtagatgaaggaggaggagggggttaTTATCAAGCCAAAAGTCCTCGTGGCCTCACAACAAGTCCAAGGAGCATGAAGCATGACACGGTGACCAAGCGCTCCACAGTTTATGTACCAAAAGGGACACCAGTCCCAAGCCCTTCCTCTAGGAactctcctttgtctttgtctcagcCTATGTCCTCCCCAGCCCAAGCATCTTATGCTGACAAGCTGCCACATTCTTCTCATAGGTCCTCAATGCACTGGGCCAGTTTGTCAGATGTCCCCTCTCATTGCTCACCACAAGACGTCTCTGCAACACTGGAATCCCCATCAGCCTCCCCTTCAACCTCTCTCCCCCAACAGAACTCAGAACTACACAGACCGACACCTGAGGGAGCTGTGGCTTTGTCTGATGACACAGACGGGTCAACGCCCCCTAACTCAGAACATAAAAAGAGGAAGTACAGGTCAAGAGACTACGCTGTCAACTTGGATGGCCAGAAAACAGAAGATGTGACAAAACCTGTACGGTTAAAAGAACGCAGACTAACCTTTGACCCGGTCACTGGTCAGATCAAACCTCTGGTACATAAAGACCCTTCTCAAACAGAGGAAGCACCTACCCCTCCGCCTTTTGAGTCTAGGCAGAGAACtgaaaacactgtcaaacagcCCGCTGCACCTGCCCCTGCCCCTGCCCCTGTCCCTGCTCCTGCCCCAGCCCCAGTCCCAGCCCCAGGCTCTGGTTCAAACCCTTTCCATCAGACAAACTGGAAGGAGCTGTCTAGAAATGAAATAATCCAATCCTACTTGAACCTACAGAGCAATGTGCTCACCTCCTCTGGGGTCCAGGCCCCCAGTGCACACTTTTTCATGTCTGAGTATTTGAAAAGGGAAGAACAGCAGTCTAAGGAGTTGAGGAAGATGCATGTTTTGCAGGCAGATATCTCAGTAGGGGATTTACCAGGTGTGAGCCGGGAGTTGACGAATGATGACCTGAACAGGATACAAACACAGCACTGGCAAGGGGTGAATGGTTGTTATGATACCAATGGCACCTGGTTTGATTGGACGGAGTGCATATCATTGGACCCTCATGGGGATGAAAGCAAATTAAATATCCTGCCATACGTTTGCCTAGACTGA